The following are from one region of the Vitis riparia cultivar Riparia Gloire de Montpellier isolate 1030 chromosome 14, EGFV_Vit.rip_1.0, whole genome shotgun sequence genome:
- the LOC117930481 gene encoding putative disease resistance RPP13-like protein 1 has product MADVLLSASLQVLFERLASPELINFIRRRNLSDELLNELKRKLVVVLNVLNDAEVKQFSNPNVKEWLVHVKDAVYGAEDLLDEIATDALRCKMEAADSQTGGTLKAWKWNKFSACVKAPFAIKSMESRVRGMIDLLEKIGGEIVRLGLAEGGGEKRSPRPRSPMSTSLEDGSIVVGRDEIQKEMVEWLLSDNTTGDKMGVMSIVGMGGSGKTTLARLLYNGEEVKKHFDLQAWVCVSTEFLLIKVTKTILDEIGSKTDSDSLNKLQLQLKEQLSNKKFLLVLDDVWNLKPRDEGDMELSDREGWERLRTPLLAAAEGSKIVVTSRDKSVAEAMKAAPTHDLGKLSSEDSWSLFKKHAFGDKDPNAFLELERIGRQIVDKCQGLPLAVKALGWIATVDEVHVVKILLRT; this is encoded by the exons ATGGCGGACGTCCTCCTCTCAGCTTCGCTTCAAGTTCTATTCGAAAGGTTGGCTTCTCCAGAGCTCATAAACTTCATTCGGCGACGGAACCTTAGCGATGAACTCCTCAACGAGTTGAAGAGGAAACTCGTGGTTGTTCTCAATGTGCTCAATGATGCGGAGGTGAAGCAATTTTCGAACCCAAATGTCAAAGAGTGGCTCGTCCATGTCAAGGATGCTGTGTATGGTGCGGAAGACCTGTTGGACGAGATCGCTACCGACGCTTTGCGTTGCAAGATGGAAGCTGCTGACTCCCAAACCGGCGGAACTCTTAAGGCGTGGAAATGGAACAAGTTCTCTGCTTGTGTGAAGGCTCCATTTGCTATCAAAAGCATGGAGTCCAGGGTCAGGGGCATGATTGATCTACTGGAAAAAATCGGAGGAGAAATAGTTCGGTTGGGGCTAGCAGAAGGTGGGGGCGAGAAACGGTCACCAAGACCAAGATCACCAATGTCCACTTCTTTGGAGGATGGCTCCATTGTTGTCGGCAGGGATGAAATTCAGAAGGAGATGGTGGAGTGGTTGCTTTCTGACAATACAACAGGCGACAAAATGGGGGTGATGTCCATAGTGGGCATGGGCGGCAGCGGCAAGACCACGCTTGCTCGGCTTCTCTATAACGGTGAGGAAGTGAAGAAACACTTCGACTTGCAAGCATGGGTCTGTGTTTCCACTGAGTTTCTCCTTATCAAGGTCACTAAAACAATTCTAGACGAAATCGGTTCTAAAACTGATTCTGACAGCCTAAATAAGCTTCAGCTTCAACTCAAAGAGCAACTTAGTAACAAGAAGTTTCTGCTTGTTCTTGATGACGTCTGGAATTTGAAGCCTCGTGATGAAGGTGACATGGAGCTTAGTGATCGTGAAGGTTGGGAACGTCTACGAACTCCACTCCTCGCTGCAGCAGAGGGAAGCAAGATTGTTGTGACCAGTCGTGATAAATCTGTTGCAGAAGCCATGAAAGCGGCCCCTACTCATGATCTTGGGAAATTAAGCTCTGAAGATAGTTGGTCCCTGTTTAAAAAGCATGCATTTGGAGATAAAGACCCCAACGCATTCCTTGAGCTTGAACGCATAGGCAGACAGATTGTGGACAAGTGCCAAGGATTGCCTTTGGCTGTGAAAGCACTCGGCTGg ATTGCCACCGTCGACGAGGTTCACGTCGTAAAAATCCTACTTCGAACCTAG